The genome window ATAATCTTTTGACTCATCGTCTTCTCCTTTTTAATTGAAAATGCTTACAGATATAGTATAACAGAATCGTCTGTTTTGTGCAAAGGTTTGCAGGCTACAAGCCAAAATTAAAACATCTCATTTGCTTCACTATTTGTAAAAATTAGTCACCTAAATGTTGAATTGCATAGTTTGCTTCTTCTTTTGTAAATTTTCCAATCCAAGAAGAAGTTAGCCTGTCATAAATTTCAATTTTTGAGATATTACTATATTTTCGGTATTCTCTTGCTTTAGCTAAGGCATTTGCTTTGTAATCTGCATTCAAGTGATCGATGGCATACTGCACTGCTGAACTTGAAAAACCATGAAACATTAATTGGTCATAGAGAGCTTTTTTTGACATATTTGCCCACGAATTATAGCTTTTCGCTCTCCTTAAAGCAGCATTGTACTGGTTCCCATCTGCTGGTTTTGGTTGCCGCACACCATCGTATCCTACATAGTAACGGCCACCATCTACCCATTTTTCCCTTACCATTTTGCCTTCAGAATCAACATAGTAACGGCCACCATCTACCCATTCATTCTTGGCCATCTTTCCATCTGATTTGAGATAAGAATTTCCTACCCATTTATTGCGAGCAGAGCTTCCTTCTGCTGTTAGATAATAATATGAACCATAGTTTTTATCATAAATCCAGTCACTTTTAACCTTTTTTCCATCAGAATCAACATAATAACGACCACCATCTACCCATTCATTTTTAGCTCTCTTTCCATCTGATTTGAGGTAGTAATTTCCTACCCAGCCAGACTGAACTTTAGATTGTGATTTATCCTGTTTAGGAGTTGTTTCTTTAGCTTTTTCAGTCGGTTTTGGTGCCGGTGTTTTTGGTTTATCAGCAGGTTTTTGTGCTGGTGTTTTCGGTTTCTCAGCAGGTTTTTGAGCTGGCGTTTTCGGTTTCTCAGCTGGTTTTTGAGCTGGCGTTTTCGGTTTCTCAGCAGGTTTTTGAGCTGGCGTTTTCGGTTTCTCAGCTGGTTTTGGTGCTGGTGTTTTCGGTTTCTCAGCAGGTTTTTGAGCTGGCGTTTTCGGTTTCTCAGCTGGTTTTGGTGCTGGCGTTTTCGGTTTCTCAGCTGGTTTTTGAGCTGGCGTTTTCGGTTTCTCAGCTGGTTTTGGTGCTGGTGTTTTTGGTTTCTCAGCAGGTTTTTGTGCTGGTGTTTTTGGTTTCTCAGCAGGTTTTTGAGCTGGCGTTTTCGGTTTCTCAGCGGGTTTCGGTGCTGGCGTTTTCGGTTTCTCAGCTGGTTTTGGTGCTGGCTTCGGCGCGGGTTTCGGTGCCGGATTCGGTGCGGGTTTTGGTGCCGGCTTCGGCGCGGGTTTTGGTGCCGGCTTCGGCGCGGGTTTCGGTGCCGGATTCGGTGCGGGTTTTGGTGCCGGCTTCGGCGCGGGTTTTGGTGCTGGCTTCGACGCGGGTTTTGGTGCTGGCTTTGGCGCGGGTTTTGGTGCTGGCTTCGACGCGGGTTTTGGTGCCGGTGTTTTTGGTTTATCAGCAGGTTTTTGTGCTGGTGTTTTCGGTTTCTCAGCAGGATTTTGCGCTGGTGTTTTCGATTTCTCAGCTTGATTTGGCGCCGAAGTTGTATTCTCTTTTACAACCTTACCATTTTTAGGTGCGTCCTTTTCTTGAGCAGAAACATGCTGAGCCGAAAAAGGAAAGGCTCCAGTTGTATCTGCAAATGAAATAAGTCCCAGTGTTGCAGTTGCTAAGCTGGTTACTAAAATTTTTTTTGATTTTTTCATAAAAATCTCCATGTTTTTAATGATTTATACCCATAGTATATCATATGCTTAATTTTTCTTTCAAATTAAATATTAAATATTAACAAATAAATCTGAAACTAAATTGAAAAATCCATAGTTATATCACTTCCAACTCATACAAGCCTCTGACTGCGTTACAGCCGTAGATATCCTCCGCCTGAGCTAGGTCTTTTAAAGTCAAGACTTTTTCCTCTACCTGTTTTCTTTCCAGCAAATGCTGACGATAAATCCCCGGCAAAATTCGTAGGTTGGTAGGCGGTGTGTAGAGTTTTCCAGCAATTTTCAAAACTAGATTCCCGATAGAGGTTTCCAATAGCTCTCCTGTTGCATTATGGTAAATGATTTCCTGTTCTCCTAGGTTCAAATGTGGTCGGTGAGTGGTTTTGAAGTAGGTAAAGGATTGATTCAAATCCGCTTCCTGCAGGCAAAGTTTGGCTTGGCAGAAGGTCGGACTAAGGGGTGTTAATACTTGGCGACTGAGTTCCAGCTCTCCAGATTTGCTGAGACTAATTCGCAAACGGTAGTCTTGATTAATATCACAAACTTTGCACTCTTCCTCTATCTTTTGTCTCAGGTTTTTCGGATCAAAAGGATAGGCAAAATAACGACTCGCCTTTGTCAGTCTTTCCAAATGTTGCTCTTCAAACAGCAAACTCTTTTGGCTGATTTTCCCTGTAGTAATAAGTTGGAAACGAGCTTGTTTACGATAAAGAACTGCCGCCTTTTGATGAACCTCACGGTATTCAGATTCCCAGGTGCTATCCCAAGTAATGCCGCCACCCACTCCATAGATGGCTTTCCCTTGATGCAGTTGAATGGTTCGAATGGCGACATTGAAAATTCGTCGCCCATTTGGAAGCAAGAGACCAATCGTTCCGCAGTAGACTCCTCTGGGTTGGGGTTCCAAGTTCTTGATTATTTCCATAGTCGCAATTTTCGGCGCTCCCGTTATGGATCCACAAGGAAAGAGAGAGCGAAAAATGGCAACCAAGTCCACATCCAATCGTAACTGACTCTTGATGGTCGACGTCATCTGCCAAACAGTTGAATACTGCTCCACTTGACATAGACGCTCCACATATTCACTGCCCACTTCAGAAATACGGTTCATATCATTGCGCAAGAGATCCACAATCATCATATTTTCAGAGCGATTTTTAGGATCCTGCTCCAACCAGCTAGCTTGGGCAAGGTCTTCTTGGTCAGTCACTCCCCGCTGGGTTGTTCCTTTCATCGGGCGAGTTGTTAATTCCCGGTCATTTTGCTCAAAAAAGAGCTCTGGACTCATGGAAATCACTGCCATCTCGTCATGTTCAATATAAGCATTGTAGCCCGCCTCCTGCTCTACCACCATACGATTGTAAATGGCAAAAGGATTGGCACTTAAGTCTTGCTTGAGTTGGACGGTGTAGTTGACCTGGTAGGTATCCCCCTGTCGCAAATGATGGTGAATCTGGGCAATAGCCTTTTCATAGTCCTCTGCAGATGTTTCTTCCTGCCACTTTGAAGGAAGATCTACTTCTTCATAAGTCAGAGGAATAGGCGATGTTTTCACCCTATCGTGAACGGTAAAGTAAAGCAAATACTCGCCCAGTAGAGGAAGCTTGTGAACGGTTAATTTTTCCTCAAAAGCAGGTGCAGCCTCATAGCTGACATAGCCCACGACATAATAGCCTTGCTCTTGGTAGTTTTCCACTTGTGCCAGCAAGTCTGCCACTTCTGATAAATCTCTCGTTTTTAACTCTTTAATCGGTTGGGTAAAGGTGTATCTCGCCCCCAAAGCTCTAAAATCAATCACTGTTTTTCTATGCATATCTTAAGTATAGCACAAAAAGGCAGATGCAGCTTAAGCTGATCCACCTTTTTAGTCATTTCGACTTTATAACGATGCTTTGGCAAATAAATTTCCAGAGAATCCATCTGATTTTTGAAGGAGCTGTTTGTAAACCTTCCATTTAAGATCTTCAGTATTTTTATAATGATTCTTTATATTTGGATTTTCCATGCTATCTAGGTCTTTTTGAACAGCTTCATCAAATAAGGACTTCAACTCAGCATAAGTAGAGATAGATCTGCCATTGATTTCGATTGTAATGAAGCCATTTTGAGCTTTGTCATAGACTTCTTTATACCAATGTTTCTTCCATGCTTCAAGAGTATCAAATTGGCCATTAGAGACTTTCTTGATAATGAAGTCATCACCCAACAACCCTTTGTTTTCCTTGTTAGCTTCCGCCTTATATTTGTTTGAAGCGTAACCAATAAACCCGTTAAGATAACCATAGTATCCCCACATACGGAAAGCATTATGTTTGAATGAAATCGAACCAACTGTACTCTTGCTGGTGTTTCCACCAAAGATACCCGACATCATATTTACGGTTTGGTAAGCACTGTCAAAACCTTCCGAACGATAACGTCCATTCCCTGGCATACCATGTTTTGTAACGAAGTTATGATCAACCAATTGATCAATGCTCGTAATCGTCAATTTTTTCTCATTATCCGTTAAATCACGCAATTTATCCCATTGATGTGGTTCGCCTTTCAGATTGTTTCGGTCAGCGTTCGTACGCCATTCTCGGTCCATCTTCTTGAACCACTTGCTGTTGTCGTCCAAGTGTTTTCCAATAACTGCATCTGCTTCTAGATGGTCCAGCAACATCAGAGCCTCGTTATAGTTCTTCATATAGTGATCAATTTCTTCACGGTTCTTTAACTTGTTTGGATCATAATTGTAGATTTGAGTGCCATCATTCTGACGTTCATAAGCCATGTTCAAACCTAAGGCACCGTATTCACCATTTGGATTTGTCAACGATGGTGACTGGAGCATACCTTGCGCAAAGGACTCTAAGTCCGTCCCTTCACGATGATACCAACCGCCATAGTAAGCCATACGATCATTCACGTGAGTCGTTTCATGCGTAAAGGCCGATGTACCAAAATCACTTATCAACTCTGTCATAACAAAGTAGACAGCATCTTGCTGATTTGGAGCTGCAAAGATATATGCGTAAGCACCATATCCATACTGATAGCCATGATATTTATGGATCCGTCCAAAGAACTCTCGAATCGGAGCATAATCTGGTTTCCCATCCTTGTGACCATATCGGTTTGCCCAACCGATACCCGGCGCATCATGATTGTCCCAAACAGGTGTTGGAACACTATTTTCACTCTTGAGGAGCTTATTACGTACATTATCAGCAGCTAATTTTGACCAAAAGTCTAAGTAGTTCACCTGCTCTTTTGCTCTCTTATTGATTTCACTCTTGAAGGCTTCACGAGCCTCCTCAGTATTTTTACCATATTTTTCAAAAGCACTAAAAGAAATGGTATTATAGGTCGAAATCATGAAGAGATGCGAGTTCTTCAAGTTTAATAGAGGCAAAATCATCCGACCATGCACGCCATTATTAATCCCTTCATATAGACGATACTTCTTATGAGCAAAATCTGGGTTCAATGATGGCTGTTCTACCACATAAGCATTCTTTTCAATTGCCTTTTTAAACCAAACATTCATATCGGTTTCATTTGTAAACAATTTCATGTTATATGTTAGAAACTCATGGAGGCTTCCTTTACCTGTAGCACCTGCAATCACTCGACTATACGCATCTTGGGATTGGTCGCCCTTAAGATTGTTCTCTTTTGAGCCAATAGTGATCAAGCGATCTAAGACATTCACGTTCTTACCATAAAAATCTGGTTTAAACATCATAATATCTTTGATCGACAATCCATCATATTTAATGCCATAGTATTGGTTCAAATAAGCAAGCCCCATCATAATGTTGGCCTTATTGTCTTCAACCTTCTTAATGAAAGCACGTTGAGCAGCTTCATCATCATTTAGTTGATGATCTTCATTTTCAACAATTTGTTTCACCAAGTTTCCAAGATTTTGTTTTACTTCAACAAAACTTTCTTCTAAGAACAAATCACGAATATAGCCATTTTTTCGTTCATCCGTGTTTTCTTGCGGTTTGTTCCGCTTGTCCATAAGAGCTCGCACCTCAGGAGAAATCAATTCTACACTGGATAATGTTTCTTTTGCCTTTGCAATCAAACCAGCACGATCTTTCACTAGCATATTTGGCGTATAAACGATATTCTGGTTGGCCACTTCGTACTCTTTGACTTGTTTTACATCAGAGTCAGCTTTGGCAGTAACGGCCAATTCTTCTTTGGTACCATCAGCATAGTGAATCATGATCTGATCAATAGCTGACAAGTCTGTTACAAACTGTCCATTTTTCAAACCAGTAACAGAAAGGACTTCTTTGGTCACCAAGTTTGAGCTAGCATTTAGTTTATTAGCTTGATTGACAATCCACTCCTTATTATAGAATGGTTGTAATTTTTCAATATTGCGATAGGCAAGTTCGCGGTCAGCTCTGTAGTCTTGAGTGGCCTTGTACTCGTCTTCACGCTGTGTCAAACGGTTTAATTTATCTACAATAGGCTCATTGATTTCATACTCATGCGCTGTGATTCCCAAAGCAGCAATTTTCTTGTCTGCTTCTTCTTGCGAAATAGGCTTAATACGATGCTGTTGTTTAGAATATCTATATGAAGATTTTCCTTCACTCACACCAGTAACAACAAAGTTTCGATTTAAGCGGTCACCTGTCCAATAAGGATCATCATCAATATCAGATGAGCCATAGAAAATCTCACCATTTTTAACTTTCATCATTGAAACAGTATCTTCAACGGAGCCCAAGGCATTTGTACTGCCTACAACACCGCCCGCGCTAATCGGTTCTCTGACATCGATAGTACCTTTAGCTACAGATTTTTTAATGGCTCCGTCTCGATAAACTGCATGGTTGTCCCCACCATTTTGTGACCAATAGGCGATGCCTGCAACTTTCGCTTTATTACCCGTTATTTGTGCATCAACATAGGCCTTCTCAACAGAACCTTTCCAGTTTTCTCCAACAATTCCAGCAAGAAAGGCGCCTTGATTCCCACCAGCATGAAGCTTACCAATGAATGCCACATTTGTTAATCTGCCGTTATTATCAATTTTATTGAGCAAACCTGATACGTCATTATTTCCAACAACTGTACCCGTTACTTTCACATTATTGATCGTTGTGTTTTTTACAACAGCAGCCAAGGGAGCAACTCTATTTGCCCATGGCATATGAATGTTTACCTTACCAAGGTTAAGGTCATGGATGTGGGCGCCTTCGGTATCACCTAATAGTGGACGTTCCAAGTTATGAATCGTGTATCGTTGACCGTCTACACTTGATAGCTTGCCTCGGAACTTCGTCGTTACATATGATTTACCAGCTGCAGGAACATTAACCGCATTCAAGTCCGCACCAATTTTAAATTCACCAGATGGATTGGCCTGCATTGCTTTTACAAGTTCATTGAAATCGTAGTAGACATTCCCCTCATGAGTTTTTGGTTTGGCAAAGTAATGAATGTATTCTTCACTGAGCTGGTTGCCATCTGTATGCTGAACGAGGTCAGGCGCTTTGGCAGTGACCTTATAAAGCGTTTTTCCATCGACTATCACTTCTTCAATTTTGTCAATCGCAAGACGCGTCATCTTATTATCACGTGTAGCAATTTTTAGATAGTAAGGCCTTACATCACTTGGAACAGAGGTTAAGAAGCTACTATCCGTTTCCACGCCATTGTCGTCAACACTTATGAGGCTTGTTTCTTTTATATTTTTAACTTCGACCTTTTTTAAATCAATTCTCAGTGGTTCTTCTTTGAGAATTTCTTCCTCGTTTCCTTCACCACGATCATAAACCATTTTTGTTTCGAGTTTATAGTCCTTGTAATACTGCAAATCTGTTAGAGTTGCAGTCAAGTTATTCGGTGAAACCGTCATGGTTTTGACGACTTCGTCGCCTTTTTTCAGGGTTAAAGTGATCGATTTAACCGCTGCCTTACTTGGATTTTCCAGATTATAGTGAATCTGAGATGAGCGTTTCAAATCCTGAATATCAACCCTTGAAAAAGTCAACACTGGCTTTTCGAAGTTTTTGGTACCTAGTTTAACAATACGGTCTTGGGCTAACTCGATGACCTGTTCAAGAATTTCAGGAGCTTCCTGCGTCTTGATTCCTTTGATGGTCTTGTAGGTTTTGATAACCTTTTTCTGACCGTCTTTTCCTTCTTGGACCGTAACTTTATCGCCCTTTTTCAGTTGCGCATCTTCTTCGACTATCTCCTTAAACGGAATTTTTTCAAGACTTTCTTCTACAAGAGTGCCTTCTATTGGTTTCGTACCACGGCTTATTTTTTTAGTGACTGGTTCTTTGATGACAGTGGTTGTTGTATTTAAAACTTGGTCAGTCTCAACACCTTCGACAGTTTTATAAGTCGTTTTGGTAACTTGGATCCCTTTTTCACCGTTTTG of Streptococcus oralis contains these proteins:
- the pabB gene encoding aminodeoxychorismate synthase component I, with the translated sequence MHRKTVIDFRALGARYTFTQPIKELKTRDLSEVADLLAQVENYQEQGYYVVGYVSYEAAPAFEEKLTVHKLPLLGEYLLYFTVHDRVKTSPIPLTYEEVDLPSKWQEETSAEDYEKAIAQIHHHLRQGDTYQVNYTVQLKQDLSANPFAIYNRMVVEQEAGYNAYIEHDEMAVISMSPELFFEQNDRELTTRPMKGTTQRGVTDQEDLAQASWLEQDPKNRSENMMIVDLLRNDMNRISEVGSEYVERLCQVEQYSTVWQMTSTIKSQLRLDVDLVAIFRSLFPCGSITGAPKIATMEIIKNLEPQPRGVYCGTIGLLLPNGRRIFNVAIRTIQLHQGKAIYGVGGGITWDSTWESEYREVHQKAAVLYRKQARFQLITTGKISQKSLLFEEQHLERLTKASRYFAYPFDPKNLRQKIEEECKVCDINQDYRLRISLSKSGELELSRQVLTPLSPTFCQAKLCLQEADLNQSFTYFKTTHRPHLNLGEQEIIYHNATGELLETSIGNLVLKIAGKLYTPPTNLRILPGIYRQHLLERKQVEEKVLTLKDLAQAEDIYGCNAVRGLYELEVI
- a CDS encoding Ltp family lipoprotein, translated to MKKSKKILVTSLATATLGLISFADTTGAFPFSAQHVSAQEKDAPKNGKVVKENTTSAPNQAEKSKTPAQNPAEKPKTPAQKPADKPKTPAPKPASKPAPKPAPKPAPKPASKPAPKPAPKPAPKPAPNPAPKPAPKPAPKPAPKPAPKPAPNPAPKPAPKPAPKPAEKPKTPAPKPAEKPKTPAQKPAEKPKTPAQKPAEKPKTPAPKPAEKPKTPAQKPAEKPKTPAPKPAEKPKTPAQKPAEKPKTPAPKPAEKPKTPAQKPAEKPKTPAQKPAEKPKTPAQKPAEKPKTPAQKPADKPKTPAPKPTEKAKETTPKQDKSQSKVQSGWVGNYYLKSDGKRAKNEWVDGGRYYVDSDGKKVKSDWIYDKNYGSYYYLTAEGSSARNKWVGNSYLKSDGKMAKNEWVDGGRYYVDSEGKMVREKWVDGGRYYVGYDGVRQPKPADGNQYNAALRRAKSYNSWANMSKKALYDQLMFHGFSSSAVQYAIDHLNADYKANALAKAREYRKYSNISKIEIYDRLTSSWIGKFTKEEANYAIQHLGD
- a CDS encoding ZmpA/ZmpB/ZmpC family metallo-endopeptidase, which gives rise to MKKRKEQFQKNLKYSIRKLTVGVGPVAIGAFLVGASLLSAGRVQADELAEVNSVHYRYLAEQELTESEKALIHHEVPTEFQDEDIIYVVYRKKATNSQKLPYTGSKEFALAGLGLATASLAVFLVSKKQRRKVLGVLLIGSLGVSNFIPFATFAFENKELLSYNQTISASSNEELAKGVIDIEGYEYIGYFKGTDTKVASFSKKGKSLVQDNAPDYTGKLESKGTQEEGKKGQSLVQDNSPAYTEKLASKGTQEAGKEGESLVQDSLPTYTEKLESKGTQEVGKEGESLVQDSLPAYTEKLESKGTQEVGKEGESLVQGNSPTYTGKLESKGTQESGKEGESLVQDNSPAYTGKLESKGTQDPGKEGQSLIQDSLPAYTEKLESKGTQETGKEGQSLIQDSLPAYIDKLESKGTQEPGKEGESLVQDSLPAYTGKLESKGTQEVGKEGESLVQDNSPAYTGKLESKGTQEPGKEGDSLVQDSLPTYTGKLESKGTQFPGKEGDSLIQEDLPEYTVTEGTITKDTIAEIDYQTEIIDDPTKYTDEETVVQNGEKGIQVTKTTYKTVEGVETDQVLNTTTTVIKEPVTKKISRGTKPIEGTLVEESLEKIPFKEIVEEDAQLKKGDKVTVQEGKDGQKKVIKTYKTIKGIKTQEAPEILEQVIELAQDRIVKLGTKNFEKPVLTFSRVDIQDLKRSSQIHYNLENPSKAAVKSITLTLKKGDEVVKTMTVSPNNLTATLTDLQYYKDYKLETKMVYDRGEGNEEEILKEEPLRIDLKKVEVKNIKETSLISVDDNGVETDSSFLTSVPSDVRPYYLKIATRDNKMTRLAIDKIEEVIVDGKTLYKVTAKAPDLVQHTDGNQLSEEYIHYFAKPKTHEGNVYYDFNELVKAMQANPSGEFKIGADLNAVNVPAAGKSYVTTKFRGKLSSVDGQRYTIHNLERPLLGDTEGAHIHDLNLGKVNIHMPWANRVAPLAAVVKNTTINNVKVTGTVVGNNDVSGLLNKIDNNGRLTNVAFIGKLHAGGNQGAFLAGIVGENWKGSVEKAYVDAQITGNKAKVAGIAYWSQNGGDNHAVYRDGAIKKSVAKGTIDVREPISAGGVVGSTNALGSVEDTVSMMKVKNGEIFYGSSDIDDDPYWTGDRLNRNFVVTGVSEGKSSYRYSKQQHRIKPISQEEADKKIAALGITAHEYEINEPIVDKLNRLTQREDEYKATQDYRADRELAYRNIEKLQPFYNKEWIVNQANKLNASSNLVTKEVLSVTGLKNGQFVTDLSAIDQIMIHYADGTKEELAVTAKADSDVKQVKEYEVANQNIVYTPNMLVKDRAGLIAKAKETLSSVELISPEVRALMDKRNKPQENTDERKNGYIRDLFLEESFVEVKQNLGNLVKQIVENEDHQLNDDEAAQRAFIKKVEDNKANIMMGLAYLNQYYGIKYDGLSIKDIMMFKPDFYGKNVNVLDRLITIGSKENNLKGDQSQDAYSRVIAGATGKGSLHEFLTYNMKLFTNETDMNVWFKKAIEKNAYVVEQPSLNPDFAHKKYRLYEGINNGVHGRMILPLLNLKNSHLFMISTYNTISFSAFEKYGKNTEEAREAFKSEINKRAKEQVNYLDFWSKLAADNVRNKLLKSENSVPTPVWDNHDAPGIGWANRYGHKDGKPDYAPIREFFGRIHKYHGYQYGYGAYAYIFAAPNQQDAVYFVMTELISDFGTSAFTHETTHVNDRMAYYGGWYHREGTDLESFAQGMLQSPSLTNPNGEYGALGLNMAYERQNDGTQIYNYDPNKLKNREEIDHYMKNYNEALMLLDHLEADAVIGKHLDDNSKWFKKMDREWRTNADRNNLKGEPHQWDKLRDLTDNEKKLTITSIDQLVDHNFVTKHGMPGNGRYRSEGFDSAYQTVNMMSGIFGGNTSKSTVGSISFKHNAFRMWGYYGYLNGFIGYASNKYKAEANKENKGLLGDDFIIKKVSNGQFDTLEAWKKHWYKEVYDKAQNGFITIEINGRSISTYAELKSLFDEAVQKDLDSMENPNIKNHYKNTEDLKWKVYKQLLQKSDGFSGNLFAKASL